The following coding sequences are from one Natrarchaeobius halalkaliphilus window:
- a CDS encoding metal-sulfur cluster assembly factor, whose protein sequence is MAHSEAASTAEQCRTALEDVTDPELPISIVDLGLIYEVTHDDGHVDVDMTLTAMGCPAAQLMVEEVEERLLELSDVESVDVDIVWDPVWTKDKMTEAGKQQLQSLGISV, encoded by the coding sequence ATGGCACACAGCGAAGCGGCGTCCACTGCCGAGCAGTGTCGCACAGCACTCGAAGACGTCACCGACCCAGAACTTCCGATCAGCATCGTGGATCTCGGACTCATCTACGAGGTCACACACGACGACGGCCACGTCGACGTGGACATGACGCTCACCGCGATGGGCTGTCCCGCCGCTCAGCTCATGGTCGAGGAAGTCGAAGAACGCCTGCTCGAACTGTCGGACGTCGAAAGCGTCGACGTCGATATCGTCTGGGATCCGGTCTGGACGAAAGACAAGATGACCGAAGCCGGCAAACAGCAACTCCAGTCGCTCGGTATTTCGGTTTGA
- a CDS encoding 2Fe-2S iron-sulfur cluster-binding protein, producing the protein MTDHSIEIPSRDIEFEMSEDGNESILDAAEKYGLDLPYQCRMGHCGICAMHASGEISQEDAMMLTPNEEADGYILTCVATPCSDVELHPDDTP; encoded by the coding sequence ATGACCGACCACTCGATCGAGATTCCGTCCAGGGACATCGAGTTCGAGATGTCCGAAGACGGAAACGAAAGCATCCTCGACGCCGCCGAGAAGTACGGCCTGGACCTTCCGTATCAGTGCCGGATGGGCCACTGTGGCATCTGTGCCATGCACGCCTCCGGCGAGATCTCCCAGGAGGACGCGATGATGCTCACACCGAACGAGGAGGCCGACGGCTATATCCTCACCTGTGTGGCAACCCCGTGTTCGGACGTCGAGCTTCATCCGGACGACACGCCGTAA
- a CDS encoding GNAT family N-acetyltransferase has product MNYEITFATEEDADDILDLWYEYSDQLSDIDDRYTHKDEAGEQWRNYFLNQMVNSSKAAILVADSEEADGLLGVIEVRIMGSHPIFQLTQHGMVFGHHVRDEYQGNGIEESLLEAAEQWFTDEKDLPFYRVNVLAQNDYLKDIYDEYGLEQIEYTYEASL; this is encoded by the coding sequence ATGAACTACGAGATAACGTTCGCGACGGAAGAGGACGCCGACGACATCCTCGATCTCTGGTATGAGTACTCCGATCAGCTATCGGACATCGACGACCGGTATACGCACAAAGACGAGGCCGGCGAGCAGTGGCGGAACTACTTCCTGAACCAGATGGTCAACTCCTCGAAGGCCGCGATCCTCGTCGCTGATTCCGAGGAAGCCGACGGATTGCTCGGCGTGATCGAAGTGCGGATCATGGGCTCACACCCGATTTTCCAACTCACTCAACACGGGATGGTGTTCGGCCATCACGTCCGAGACGAGTACCAGGGCAACGGTATCGAAGAGTCGCTTCTCGAGGCTGCAGAACAGTGGTTTACCGACGAAAAAGACTTGCCGTTCTACCGCGTAAACGTCCTCGCACAGAACGACTACCTGAAGGATATCTACGACGAGTACGGCCTGGAGCAGATCGAGTACACCTACGAGGCATCGCTGTAG
- a CDS encoding 1,2-phenylacetyl-CoA epoxidase subunit PaaC, which produces MSTDSAVSTEARDAAYDLAVVLADTEFISAHRYSEWGMLGAPSIEEDIALSSVIQDELGHGRAAYKAAADLGETSVDDLLYERSVDEWRSPTVLDSQLDNWAEIVASLAVLDYATVLVYENLQNSSVDELSGIAEKVLQEESQHIQHGHVWLGVFADESEGEYPKEELQAALDSFVPQVAQWLGRNDGNDVLLEAGVFERSNEQMREEFLSDISSLLESHGYDVPDVDLEWDEWDDQSRRPSPPESTFEETVDEVTGRQHRYLAG; this is translated from the coding sequence ATGAGTACTGACTCAGCAGTCTCGACCGAAGCGCGCGACGCCGCATACGACCTCGCAGTGGTCCTCGCCGATACGGAGTTCATCAGCGCCCACCGGTACTCGGAATGGGGGATGCTCGGCGCACCCAGCATCGAAGAGGACATCGCGCTGTCGTCAGTGATCCAAGACGAGCTCGGTCACGGACGTGCCGCCTACAAGGCGGCGGCCGATCTTGGTGAGACGTCAGTCGACGATCTCCTCTACGAGCGGTCGGTCGACGAGTGGCGGAGCCCGACGGTCCTCGATAGCCAGTTGGACAACTGGGCCGAGATCGTGGCTTCGCTCGCCGTGCTCGATTACGCGACCGTTCTCGTCTACGAGAACTTACAGAACAGCTCGGTCGACGAGCTTTCGGGCATTGCAGAGAAGGTTCTCCAGGAAGAATCACAGCACATCCAGCACGGTCACGTCTGGCTGGGTGTCTTCGCTGACGAGAGCGAAGGCGAGTATCCCAAAGAAGAGCTACAGGCAGCGCTCGATTCGTTCGTTCCACAGGTCGCCCAGTGGCTCGGACGCAACGACGGCAATGACGTCCTCCTCGAGGCAGGCGTGTTCGAGCGGTCGAACGAACAAATGCGCGAGGAGTTCCTCTCGGACATCTCGTCCCTGCTCGAGTCCCACGGGTACGACGTTCCAGACGTCGACCTCGAATGGGACGAGTGGGACGATCAGAGCCGACGACCATCACCACCGGAGTCTACGTTCGAAGAGACCGTCGACGAAGTGACGGGACGTCAACACAGGTACCTCGCAGGATAA
- a CDS encoding acyl-CoA thioesterase: MFTHTITARFEDIDYAGRVFYGRLFNYVHVTEEEWFAEMGYTIPRLDEELGVLFPIAHAEGDFRGPIELGDEVAVRVGVDSIGTKSFDVRAVARNTTHDYEAFEIELTRVCLSTREPGTTVEIPATFRDALEAYVWE; encoded by the coding sequence ATGTTCACACACACGATTACGGCCAGATTCGAGGACATCGATTACGCTGGTCGCGTGTTTTACGGCCGGCTGTTCAACTACGTGCACGTCACGGAAGAGGAGTGGTTCGCGGAGATGGGATACACGATTCCGCGTCTCGACGAGGAACTCGGGGTCCTCTTTCCGATCGCCCACGCCGAAGGCGACTTTCGCGGCCCGATCGAACTCGGTGATGAAGTCGCCGTTCGGGTCGGCGTCGACTCGATCGGAACCAAATCGTTCGACGTCCGTGCGGTCGCACGAAACACCACTCACGACTACGAGGCCTTCGAGATCGAACTGACGAGGGTCTGTCTCTCGACTCGAGAGCCCGGAACGACCGTCGAGATTCCGGCGACGTTCCGGGACGCCCTCGAAGCGTACGTCTGGGAGTGA
- a CDS encoding enoyl-CoA hydratase/isomerase family protein, whose translation MSDVQYSVDDGVAELVLDRPDARNAMNESVIDALVDYVEEAAVDDDVRVLVLRATGDVFCGGGDVKKLGTLLDDDVTPIERLDYITQGIHRPIRALVDLEKPVVCRLQGDAIGAGANLALACDMIVATEDARLIEGFKNVGLSIDCGGSYLLPQNTSLCVAKELVMTGRPVDGTEAEELGLVNYAVPESELDDTLSDLVDRLRDGPTRAHGLSKQLLHEGVNATFDEALENEARANAILGASEDHAEGIAAFREKRSAEFSGE comes from the coding sequence ATGTCCGACGTACAATACTCCGTAGACGACGGCGTTGCCGAACTCGTCCTCGATCGACCGGATGCACGAAACGCGATGAACGAATCCGTGATCGACGCGCTCGTCGACTACGTCGAGGAAGCCGCGGTGGACGACGACGTCCGCGTCCTCGTCTTACGAGCGACGGGAGACGTTTTCTGTGGCGGTGGCGACGTGAAGAAACTCGGGACGTTACTCGACGACGACGTCACGCCGATCGAGCGTCTCGACTACATCACGCAGGGTATTCATCGACCGATCAGGGCGCTCGTCGACCTCGAGAAACCGGTCGTCTGTCGGCTACAGGGCGATGCTATCGGCGCAGGTGCGAACCTCGCACTCGCCTGTGACATGATCGTTGCAACCGAAGACGCACGACTCATCGAGGGGTTCAAGAACGTCGGGCTTTCGATCGATTGCGGCGGTTCGTATCTCCTCCCCCAGAACACCAGCCTCTGCGTCGCAAAGGAACTCGTCATGACCGGACGCCCCGTCGACGGGACCGAAGCCGAAGAACTCGGATTGGTGAATTACGCGGTTCCCGAATCGGAACTCGACGACACCCTTTCCGATCTCGTCGATCGATTGCGCGACGGACCGACCCGAGCACACGGCCTCTCGAAGCAGTTGCTTCACGAGGGCGTGAACGCGACGTTCGACGAAGCACTCGAGAACGAAGCTCGAGCGAACGCGATTCTGGGTGCCAGCGAAGATCACGCGGAAGGAATTGCAGCGTTCAGAGAGAAGCGAAGCGCCGAGTTCTCGGGCGAGTAA
- a CDS encoding PaaD-like zinc ribbon domain-containing protein, producing the protein MSENTTRSRVTNQQADGAECPYCGSTETSLENAFGSTILKSQYHCDECMNVFEHIKWET; encoded by the coding sequence ATGTCAGAGAACACGACTCGCTCTCGCGTCACGAACCAACAGGCAGACGGTGCCGAGTGTCCGTACTGTGGGAGCACCGAAACGTCCCTCGAGAACGCGTTCGGCAGCACGATACTTAAGTCGCAATATCACTGCGACGAATGTATGAACGTGTTCGAACATATAAAGTGGGAAACATAG
- the rdfA gene encoding rod-determining factor RdfA, translating to MNDADCCKVGTLIGKYDLDSPRTADDSLDDYLLSRWLGDDETQSVGYRTLTEWFNKRLLKKAYDGTGRSAMGNRLESDYEALTDDGLVKMDTIDDLEADGIDAEAVLDDMISWSTMRNHLNECLDEKKERAEAETNWELTSVEIACDQTKQKVESALNSLVSKGKIDDEQDPDVEITVQLCCTKCPTRVPFDVAMNRGYVCADHRAETEEKEQAVIQVNDRDSEETFYWATSVPRQQMPSFGV from the coding sequence ATGAACGACGCGGACTGTTGCAAAGTCGGTACGCTTATCGGCAAGTATGATCTCGATTCGCCGCGAACAGCAGACGATTCTCTCGACGACTATCTCCTCTCTCGATGGCTCGGAGACGACGAGACGCAGTCTGTTGGCTACAGAACACTCACCGAGTGGTTCAACAAGCGGCTCCTGAAGAAAGCGTACGACGGCACCGGACGGAGCGCGATGGGGAACAGACTCGAAAGCGACTACGAAGCACTCACTGACGACGGGCTCGTGAAGATGGACACGATCGACGACCTCGAGGCCGACGGCATCGACGCCGAGGCGGTGCTCGACGATATGATCTCCTGGAGCACGATGCGAAATCACCTCAACGAGTGTCTCGACGAGAAAAAAGAGCGAGCGGAGGCCGAGACAAACTGGGAGCTGACGAGCGTCGAAATCGCCTGCGATCAGACAAAACAGAAGGTCGAAAGCGCGCTGAACTCGCTCGTCTCGAAGGGAAAAATCGATGACGAGCAGGACCCGGACGTCGAGATAACGGTTCAGCTGTGCTGTACCAAGTGTCCGACTCGAGTGCCGTTCGACGTCGCGATGAACCGCGGATACGTGTGCGCCGATCACCGCGCCGAGACGGAAGAAAAGGAGCAAGCCGTTATTCAGGTGAACGACCGCGACTCGGAAGAGACGTTCTATTGGGCGACGTCCGTTCCCCGCCAACAGATGCCGTCGTTCGGCGTCTAA
- a CDS encoding 1,2-phenylacetyl-CoA epoxidase subunit PaaC: MGVVERQLEELKSECKADDDVVVSRVSRGETIETIEEMSPNYLETLVEFMLTQHDTEIMSACAYHPAATQKAPTLDAKISGSAVVQDEVGHANLGYRVLSDLGFDKEALMYERDPKEWRNMRVFDEPFENFAEFACGVGFYDRAGTIQIGDIEENCSFGPWRRYERKVVAEEGFHKRLGDMWFKRLGSGTPEQQQALQDAVDKMFPKAIAFLGHPENEGKAIQQIREYSLRKGTNHEHRQEWLRQVYETFDSLEVDIPIGYDESEDEYDVTFDMDWKGVYSEWKESPGPVDHIQTVQGVA; the protein is encoded by the coding sequence ATGGGCGTCGTAGAACGTCAGTTAGAGGAGCTTAAATCGGAGTGTAAAGCCGACGATGATGTCGTCGTAAGCCGTGTCTCCCGTGGCGAGACGATCGAGACGATCGAGGAGATGAGTCCGAACTACCTCGAGACGCTGGTCGAGTTCATGCTCACGCAACACGACACGGAGATCATGAGCGCGTGTGCGTACCACCCCGCAGCCACGCAGAAAGCGCCGACGCTGGACGCGAAGATCTCCGGCAGCGCCGTCGTTCAGGACGAGGTCGGCCACGCGAACCTGGGATATCGCGTCCTCTCGGACCTCGGGTTCGACAAGGAGGCGCTCATGTACGAGCGCGATCCCAAGGAGTGGCGGAACATGCGCGTGTTCGACGAGCCGTTCGAGAACTTCGCCGAGTTCGCCTGCGGTGTCGGGTTTTACGACCGGGCCGGCACGATCCAGATCGGTGACATCGAGGAGAACTGTTCGTTCGGTCCGTGGCGACGCTACGAGCGAAAGGTCGTCGCTGAAGAAGGGTTCCACAAACGACTCGGAGACATGTGGTTCAAGCGGCTCGGAAGCGGCACGCCCGAACAGCAACAGGCGCTTCAGGACGCCGTCGACAAGATGTTCCCCAAGGCGATCGCGTTCCTCGGTCACCCCGAGAACGAAGGGAAGGCGATCCAGCAGATTCGCGAGTACAGCCTCCGGAAGGGGACGAACCACGAACACCGCCAGGAGTGGCTCAGGCAGGTCTACGAGACGTTCGATTCACTCGAGGTCGATATTCCGATCGGCTACGACGAGAGCGAAGACGAGTACGACGTCACGTTCGACATGGACTGGAAGGGCGTCTACAGCGAGTGGAAAGAATCGCCGGGTCCGGTTGACCACATCCAGACCGTCCAGGGTGTCGCATGA
- a CDS encoding ABC transporter ATP-binding protein encodes MPPFRSRPEWTGYRERAVALMERVGIADAENRVDDYPHEFSGGMRQRVMLAIALAGTPRLLLADEPTTALDTTTQAQILARIRDVREAFDTAVVMITHDLGVVAETCDRVVVLYGGAVVEAGPTDRVLEDPSHPYTRGLLDCLIQDSPRRSRLPTIDGTVHDRVGPEPGCSFASRCEHATPECRTTDPPTVDIEDGHRVACGERERVRRTLDRSGCRETPSAAASLRVERDPSPAFDGETDETPTGPVVELESVSKAFDTTDSMLDRLWNGPRLLRAVDGVDLAVQSGETVGIVGESASGKSTLARLLTGLCEPTDGEVRLDGTTVGTVDERTHEQLTDVGVVFQNARSSINPRLTAQEAITEPLRESGWDDDRCQRRVAELLDLVDLHAEYADRYAHQLSGGQLQRVTIARAIALSPRLIVLDEPVSGLDVSIRAKVLNLLMKMQDRLGMAVIVISHHLDVVTHLADRVLVMYLGRVMERGPAEVVSERPGHPYTEALYDAIPSIDGTRTARPLEGDPPSPLERSPGCPFASRCPRAEPMCETDDPPTVRVGAVRSTCHVATEVADRNSSPDPSDGADSSVRSR; translated from the coding sequence ATGCCACCGTTTCGCAGCCGACCCGAGTGGACCGGATACCGCGAACGGGCGGTGGCGCTGATGGAACGGGTCGGGATCGCGGATGCGGAAAACCGGGTCGACGACTATCCGCACGAGTTCTCCGGCGGAATGCGCCAGCGAGTGATGTTGGCGATCGCGCTGGCTGGGACGCCGAGACTTCTGCTGGCTGACGAGCCGACGACCGCACTCGACACAACCACGCAGGCACAGATTCTGGCGCGAATACGGGACGTCCGCGAGGCGTTCGACACCGCGGTGGTGATGATCACCCACGACCTCGGCGTCGTTGCCGAAACCTGTGACCGCGTCGTGGTCCTCTACGGGGGAGCGGTCGTGGAAGCCGGACCGACCGATCGGGTGCTCGAGGACCCGTCTCATCCGTACACGCGAGGGCTGCTCGACTGTCTGATTCAGGACAGTCCTCGTCGATCACGATTGCCGACGATCGACGGAACCGTTCACGATCGGGTCGGTCCCGAACCCGGGTGCTCGTTCGCCTCGCGCTGTGAGCACGCGACTCCGGAGTGTCGGACGACCGATCCTCCGACCGTCGACATCGAGGACGGACACCGCGTCGCCTGCGGCGAGAGAGAACGCGTTCGTCGAACGCTCGACCGATCCGGCTGTCGCGAGACGCCGTCCGCGGCCGCCTCGTTGAGGGTCGAACGGGACCCATCGCCGGCGTTCGACGGCGAGACGGACGAGACCCCCACTGGCCCCGTCGTCGAACTCGAGAGCGTGTCGAAAGCGTTTGATACGACCGATTCGATGCTCGATCGTCTGTGGAATGGGCCGCGACTGCTTCGGGCGGTCGACGGTGTCGATCTCGCGGTCCAGTCCGGTGAGACGGTCGGAATCGTCGGTGAGAGTGCGAGCGGGAAGTCGACGCTTGCCCGATTGCTCACGGGGTTGTGTGAGCCGACCGATGGTGAGGTGCGCCTCGATGGAACGACCGTCGGAACCGTCGACGAGCGCACCCACGAGCAGCTAACCGATGTCGGCGTCGTCTTCCAGAACGCACGCTCGAGCATCAACCCACGCCTGACGGCACAGGAAGCGATCACTGAGCCGCTTCGTGAGTCGGGATGGGACGACGATCGCTGTCAACGCCGCGTCGCGGAGCTACTCGACCTCGTCGATCTTCATGCCGAGTACGCAGATCGGTACGCACATCAGCTTTCGGGCGGACAGCTCCAGCGCGTCACGATCGCCCGCGCGATCGCTCTCTCGCCTCGATTGATCGTTCTCGACGAACCCGTCAGCGGTCTCGACGTCTCGATCCGAGCGAAGGTTCTCAATCTCCTGATGAAAATGCAGGATCGTCTCGGGATGGCCGTTATCGTCATCTCACACCATCTCGACGTTGTCACGCACCTCGCAGATCGCGTACTCGTCATGTACCTCGGACGGGTGATGGAACGAGGCCCAGCCGAGGTGGTGTCCGAACGCCCCGGCCATCCGTACACCGAGGCATTGTACGACGCGATCCCGTCGATAGATGGAACGCGGACGGCTCGCCCACTGGAGGGTGACCCACCGAGTCCGCTCGAGCGCTCACCCGGCTGTCCGTTCGCCAGTCGCTGTCCGAGGGCGGAGCCGATGTGTGAGACCGATGACCCTCCGACCGTCCGCGTCGGTGCCGTTCGATCGACCTGTCACGTCGCAACCGAGGTGGCCGACCGGAACTCGAGTCCGGATCCGTCCGATGGCGCCGACTCGAGCGTTCGATCGCGATAG